The following DNA comes from Triticum aestivum cultivar Chinese Spring chromosome 3D, IWGSC CS RefSeq v2.1, whole genome shotgun sequence.
CAATGCACTGAGCCTGTTGTTGATGGCTCGGAGGAGGTGTTTTGAGCCCTCGTTCATAACAATCATTTCCCTTGAGCATCTTAGAGCAGAATAGAACAAAGCCTGAAAACAGGCCAAGCCTCATAAGTAAAGGGATTCTCTGTACTAACGACATGTTAGATAATACAGGTTTAAAGTAGCAGCATCATGTTCTTTCAAAATAGTATTGCATTCAGTAACACATTAGTTGCTTCATTGCAACAGGCTAAAAGTCATAAGTCATTCTACCATTTAAGAACAGCATCAGTACCTACATGTAGACTTAGACTATTGAGATAATACAGTTGTTCCACACTGCAGAATTGAGTCTCAATTTCAGCTTACTTGAATCTCAAGAGGATGCCCGTGTATCCCCATCCTCCTGTCTATCATGCATGATCCGTCTGTGACCAGTAAAGTGGGGAACATGTCAAACCCATCAGACAAACACAAACTCAAGATCAGCTTAATCCCGGTTTGCACATCCACTCTTTCTTGCAATGAATAGTCTCCTGTAATCTTGCAGTATGCTCTAAGTAAGATAATCCACCAAAGTCCTGCAAATGGTTAGGTTAGATTAGGTTAAAGCTGCAGGACAGACATTTCACAATTGTTACAGATTAATATCAGTATGGCTGCATGAAAGAGAGAGGGGTCGATATACCAGAATCAACTGGAGCTACACGGCCAATAGCTGATTCACCAAAGTCAGGATCCAGAAtctcctcaaatgcttcattgttTTCATCAAGTGGAACGGTCCTAATCTTAAAACTAGCTGGCATCAAGCCTTGCCCCGGGCTGTAACAGTCAACAGTTTTCTCCCAGCTCTGACCATCAGATAAATGAGGTACATCACTGAATAAAGATTCAAATTGATTTTAAGTGCTAGATAAGAAGCTTCTGTTTACAGACATTAACTAGTAAGCCATTTTATTAAGTTTTCAGGGaaattgtcacaaaagatttaaGTTATCATATTTTTGCCATCTGATCTAGCTTTCAGAAACTTCTACAAGCATATTTGGTTACATCACTGGTGGTATTGCTCACAGATACCTAGAATAGGTTGAATTCGGCAGTAGACGTCTTTATAAGTTATGATATTGAGATTTGGCAAAGGATTTCCAAAGCATAATCCATCTGATAAATCACTCAACCGTAAACAGGATACCGCATATGGTTCATGTTGATAACTGCTGCCAATGAGTTTCCAAAATCTCTTCGAAGACAATATGTACGGAAGAGACGTGTTAGGCGTCAAAAGGTAAATCTTATCTTTGTCTCGTCCACAGAATACAAGCCCATACAGAACAAGAATTCATCACAAAACTACAAAACCACATGCTGCAAGCGAACTCATTACAGAGGGAGAGGGTAATTACGATCTTTAAAGCCAGTAAAAATCTCATATATATTCTAACCCTGCATACGAATTCGCTGATCTCTTATCCCAATTAGCACACACCGTGCACGCAAATAATACTAGTCACAGCGCTCTAATTATTTCGAATAAAAAAATAGCTCAACGAAATGATCCGGATCCGGATCCCAATATGCACAGACGCTCACCTGCagctgcagggtgtggaggaggAAATTGCGGACGATCTCGGTCTCCCCGCGCATGAGGAAGGCAAGAGCGGAGGGCACAAAGTCCCTGATGAAGACCTGATCGTAGTTAAGCATCTCCGTACACTCGGGGTCCTCCGCCGCCACCGTGCCAACCGGCTCGCCGCAGTAGCTCACCACAGCCCTTCTCAGTAGCCTCCATGCCTCcctctccgtctccgtctcctctCTCACCGGTGAAGCAGACGCCGGACGTTCATCAGCCGGCGGCGCTGGGTCCTCCACAGGCGGGGTCTCCGGAGGGAAGGAGCCCGGGAAGAGCACGCGGTCGAAGAAGGGGAGGTTGCCAGCGACGGCGGAACGGGGATCGGAGGttacgggggtgggggtgggggtggtgctCGGGTCGGGCTGCGAGGTATGCGACGCCGCCGACACGAGGAACGGGAGGCGTCGGCCGTGGTGGTGGTGTTGCGGGTGGGGGCATCTTGGGAAGAGCCGGATCACAGAGGCCTTCGCGGCCGCGGCTGAGGCGGAGGTGAGGAGGCGCTGGCGGCATGGcctcgcggcggcggcgagccCCATCGTGGTTTGACCATTCATATTGTAGCTCCGGCGAAAGTCACACGCGAGATGCTGGGGGCTACGCGTAAAAGGGATAGCACAAGTGGGAAAGCTTTTCCAAATATGTGGTCGGTCAGGGGCTGATTGGAAAACTGCAGCGTTCCGTGCCGTTTGGTTTTTGGTGTGTGGCCGTGTGGGTGGGGGGTAGCGTAAATGGAAGGGCGGAGGTGACCTTTATAGACTGAGATAGGCTGGGACCCACCCGGTTTTAAAGTGCACGCTTTAAACGATTGTTTTTCCTCCGTCTCTCCTTTTGGCCTTTTGGATGAGGTTCTTTTCTTTATTGCCCTTTGGACACCCTGAgagttttttttctaatttttgttGCATCTTGCTTATATATACACAAACCCCATTGTCATTCATTAATTACCTACTTTCTCCAATTTGAAGTAAAACCATGTCAAGTATTTTTTAACAGAGACACATGAGTCCAGTCATTCCTCAATTGATGGTCGTATAATCACATCATTAACGAAAACCATCTCAATTCTTAATTCATGCCCGAACATGAGGCTTCTCAGCTCGTTCTGAACGATGGCCGTTCGATATGTGGGTCCAGTTTGAGGTGGCGTGATCCTGGCCATTCGGTTGCTCCGGTTCTGATTCGttttcgtcctcctctcgttcaCGCTCGTCGCTTACCGGTGAGTCTACGCTCGACCCTTCCTCTCTCTGGGTGCACGCATTTGTGAGGTGGTTCCCGCGTCGGGGCAAGGGGGCCGCCGGGGGGGCACCTCGTCGATGTGACGGGGCGTCGTTCTTCGTCAGGTACGCGGCGTGCCCCGTGGCGTGAGTTGCCCGTCTGTGATTCGTTCAAGCGGCCCAGCACTGTTCGGTGGCGTGGGTGGCCTCCCTTATCCTGCGTCGCCGCCTGCCACTTCTCCTCCCCTCATCCTTTCATTTCGTTTTGTCTCGGCTCCACTTCCTGCTCTGCATCATCCTACTTGCTGGCCTGCGAGTCGTCGCCGAGGTTGGTTGGTTGCTAGCGAAGAACGATGGCATCGCGTAGCGGCGAGGCCGGTTAAGGTGGCTCTCCTCCCGCTTCTTTCCCCTTTTATGCGTTCGATTTGTGATGCCTAGCCTGTTTTGGATCTTGTATGTCcatttgtcacaccctgattttcatgccgcaacacttaagctaataaatcatgataaagtgtggtttgacaaaaacttttgcattatttggcttttatttggagttggttttctctttgtgtttttcaagtgctttttaaagtcaacacaactccaccttttatacctcatctccttgccccaagcttctgcccaatgatcatgccatgtgcatagagcaatatagtattttcttacaaaaataatttggcaaaaaagtattttctaaaattagtttccaaaaacccctgaattgaggtttgcactacaagtacttgatttggggtatgaaaaatatttcaaagagtatatttgaaacctattagatataggactcccataaaccacaaaaatataattttaaaattatttttcctattttatttgaaggctttttcttaaggccagaaatggtatttaataggttaaaattattttaaagcttcaaaaatatttcagcaaaatcagggaaactcagtggacatatattttccatatataagaatttcaacacatggtcatgttcaaaatattggccaaaaccctccaaaaccatttctgtccatttcaagtatttgaaatatttcttcccattaaatccaggaaaattctagcaagtcacatatgcataatatgatgacCTTGCAAAGTTTCTGCTCAATCCAAACTATTTTGGTTCACCAAAGTACCCCAAACCCATCTCTGTCCAGatccaaatttgaacaactttacattaccAACTTATTCCAAATGCCCCCAATCTTTGTGGTCATGCTCAAAAgcccaaatgatgacactacaccaagtggtgcatcaaggggaatggttttgcatgactagatcttggtaaatgcatttctgttgatttctagggtttacaaaagttgcattggcaactttgcccaaatgagctcaaaattggttgaaggccctaattatatgtgccatttcaccctgtggagtctcatgacaAATGGAAATCCTCTGCTTGCCCAAAccaatatcaaacaccttctgccacattTCCAGAAACACCATTCTGACcctttccactaatctccatgggctcaaagttttaccacagcccctcctagtccccctctacctccagtagcaatggcaGCAGCTCAGAACAATTATTGGGGTGGTAAAACCACCTCTTTCTCTCTCCGTTCACCCATGGCagcacctctctctccctcccatttTTATATGCCAGCACCCCACCTAGCATCTCTCCACCCAAGGGCATCCAAGGAAACCCCAAGGCACAAAGGGACATGCCCTGGCCCTTTAAAAATGGCCATGCCAGCCATTTGCATGCTCTAGAGCGCGCTAcagtagccgccccctgccaagcacctccggccacctcggctctccccagcgcgcccgacgaggTGCCTCGGCATCCTCAGCACGGCagttggtcggccccctcctctttCCTCCTCTTGCTGCCTCCCTCACACGCGCGCCATGGCCGCCCGAAAGCTCCAATGAGCATGCTCACATGCGCGATGCTCTGGACCTCCCCTAATCCTTCTCTTCTTCCCCCTGGACGTAAACCACTCCCACAAGGACCCCAGACACGCTCAAGCGAGCCCCCGTGGCCTCCAGTAACAGCTACCAGCTCGCCGGTGCATGAGCCTCGGTGCACCTTGCCCCCTCTATTTAAGCCTCCCCGAGCCTCTTTCTCTCCACCACTCGTTCTCTCCCACTCCCAATCTTCCTCCTGAGCCTCCCGTTCAtccccagagccgcccgagctcgagattgagctcgagctccgccgcctcgggtcgccgtcgatctcgtGGTACAGGCCTcgtttgccctctctctctctctctcgatttgGAACCGCCTCACCTCTCTTAACCATTTCCCCTCTGTCTCCCCTCTCTATTGCAGCCGGAATCGACCGGGGCAAGCACCTCCCGAAGCCCTTCCGTCGGCTTCCTCGTCACCAGCGAACCCCTACACTCCGgcgaccgcctccacctccacccgaacggcgactccgCCCTGAGCACGCTGGTGTCCTCAGATCGCCTCGCCGTCGACCACAGCGGAACCGGTGAGCTCGCCGCCCTCTCTGGCCCGAGGTtgacgacgacggccgtggggccTGTCCATCAGCCTCAcgtcctgacgtgtgggtcccacacgtcaagTTTAAAACACGCGCGCGCACCGGTTCGctgcgtcggctggaggcgtatttcccaaatgcgccttcgacgtggcagcctcGCGCGGGCTGGATCCTCTCTGggctgggcctgctgcactgtggtccttctggcccagttgcacagtgctccttttcctttttcttttctgttaaacttgcaaaaattccacaggattaaatatgcatccaaatgcaataattccaactccaaTATTTTTCTAAAACTCCCACCTATTTGATGGTATAACTTTCACTCATG
Coding sequences within:
- the LOC123078300 gene encoding neutral/alkaline invertase 1, mitochondrial translates to MNGQTTMGLAAAARPCRQRLLTSASAAAAKASVIRLFPRCPHPQHHHHGRRLPFLVSAASHTSQPDPSTTPTPTPVTSDPRSAVAGNLPFFDRVLFPGSFPPETPPVEDPAPPADERPASASPVREETETEREAWRLLRRAVVSYCGEPVGTVAAEDPECTEMLNYDQVFIRDFVPSALAFLMRGETEIVRNFLLHTLQLQSWEKTVDCYSPGQGLMPASFKIRTVPLDENNEAFEEILDPDFGESAIGRVAPVDSGLWWIILLRAYCKITGDYSLQERVDVQTGIKLILSLCLSDGFDMFPTLLVTDGSCMIDRRMGIHGHPLEIQALFYSALRCSREMIVMNEGSKHLLRAINNRLSALSFHIREYYWVDMNKINEIYRYKTEEYSHDATNKFNIYPEQIPSWLVDWIPEKGGYLIGNLQPAHMDFRFFSLGNLWAISSSLTTPTQAEGILSLIEEKWDDLVANMPVKICYPAMEYDEWRIITGSDPKNTPWSYHNGGSWPTLLWQFTLACIKMGRPELARRAIAVAEEKLSADKWPEYYDTRSGRFIGKQSRSYQTWTIAGFLTSKMLLENPELASILTCDEDLELLEGCACCLSKRTRCSRRAAKSDIIG